One Clarias gariepinus isolate MV-2021 ecotype Netherlands chromosome 18, CGAR_prim_01v2, whole genome shotgun sequence genomic window carries:
- the LOC128506685 gene encoding OX-2 membrane glycoprotein-like, which translates to MLDYLVVLNLLTLVCSAGIVSDERVEASLGEDATLTCALPGADGVKQVIWQRREGETLRSIVSFTERSKPHVDDAFAGKVNVTVASIQRTTIVIKNVTFADEACYVCTFSVYPSGTERKTACLTVQGLSKISSQVLSKSKEEDTVVSCSATGKPTPVISWWSEENEPSNYSSNTDTEQNEDGTVTTTSNLTIPQSQFSKKVKCVAKSGSIEWSENISVEKQMDGESPTASRYYVCSVIVVIICVVLASCIGFLFHQRRKKNPKHLIEDV; encoded by the exons ATGCTGGATTACTTAGTTGTCTTAAACCTGCTTACATTAg TTTGCTCCGCGGGGATAGTGAGTGATGAGCGCGTGGAGGCGTCGCTCGGGGAGGACGCGACGTTAACGTGTGCGCTTCCTGGCGCTGACGGAGTGAAGCAGGTCATATGGcagagaagagaaggagaaacgCTGCGAAGCATAGTGTCGTTCACCGAGCGCTCGAAACCCCACGTGGACGACGCGTTCGCGGGCAAAGTTAACGTCACCGTGGCGTCAATACAACGGACAACTATCGTGATCAAGAACGTGACTTTCGCGGATGAAGCCTGCTATGTCTGCACCTTCAGTGTGTACCCGTCCGGAACCGAGAGGAAGACAGCATGTCTGACTGTCCAAG GTTTATCAAAAATATCATCACAAGTTCTAAGTAAATCTAAGGAGGAGGACACTGTTGTCTCTTGCTCAGCCACTGGGAAACCTACCCCAGTGATCAGTTGGTGGTCTGAAGAGAATGAACCGAGCAATTACTCATCAAACACAGATACAGAACAGAATGAGGACGGCACGGTCACAACTACAAGCAATCTCACAATTCCACAGTCACAATtcagtaaaaaagtaaaatgtgtgGCTAAAAGTGGCAGTATAGAATGGAGTGAAAACATTTCTGTGGAGAAACAGATGGATGGAG AGTCTCCAACTGCATCCAGATATTATGTCTGTTCTGTTATCGTCGTAATCATCTGTGTTGTTCTTGCCAGTTgtattggttttctttttcacCAGAGGAGGAAAA aaaatccAAAACACCTTATTGAAGATGTTTGA
- the LOC128506833 gene encoding FERM domain-containing protein 7: MADRSELVKVQAKGGAQQHKPREATLCLRVLFLDDSERVFEVEQQILGCDFFNKVCGHLKLLEKEYFGLEFRHHNGNYVWLELLKPLGKQIKNTSELAFRFIVKFFPPDPGQLQKGLTRYLFALQIKQDLSNGSLTCNDNSAALLVSHILQAEIGDYNEEFDAHHLELNQYVPNQEYLDHKIIRFHKKHRGHSPALSDVHLLEVARKLDMYGIRPHPAHDGEGMRINLAVTHMGVLVFQGNTKINTFSWAKIRKLSFKRRNFLIKLHTEAGPSRRDMVEFTMASRDICKTFWKMCVEYHAFFRLAEEPKPAQKTLFCRKGSSFRYSGRTQRQLLQCVGSGENKQVPFERSMCKLAHDSRQCKSSPDLLTDVSKQLYEQAYQCQHLDVSKHAANVFAEGLDRSCPLSRLSAKSSRVASSKPRSMSTSGAERHGRSSQRPGARRHQSPSSQHLVLLYPNSPHLQFHQVLPAFPLATYPFLLQDPTSSSLDRLTQAHQSFKPMKCLPGQTGHSISPASSLSPPRRQHHLERLHLSGIGLAESRLCPQSGGPLGVGLNRRHHVGRIEAGHYSDDSSFQSPLPCRASSQPDMKYQRPALTSSATAYASEYRPLGYYPHLSQHRVPTRPTYLPLSPTPLPERPTSLCVLGTSSYSDSDSELFYPCYCPAVGKVVHSGPLARMRFSSGSLQLDEEEGEDEEEDECTQSDGENTALTAIKVMKL, encoded by the exons ATGGCAGACAGATCGGAGTTGGTGAAGGTGCAGGCTAAAGGCGGCGCACAGCAGCACAAACCCAGAGAAGCGACCCTGTGTCTCCGAGTCCTTTTCCTAGACGACAGCGAGCGAGTTTTCGAGGTCGag CAACAAATTCTGGGCTGTGACTTTTTCAACAAGGTGTGTGGACACCTTAAGCTCCTGGAGAAAGAGTACTTTGGCCTGGAATTCCGTCACCATAATGGCAACTAT GTGTGGCTTGAACTTCTAAAGCCACTGGGAAAACAAATCAAAA acaccAGTGAGCTGGCATTCCGCTTTATCGTGAAGTTTTTTCCACCTGACCCAGGCCAGCTGCAAAAAGGCCTGACCAG gtATCTATTTGCCCTGCAAATCAAGCAAGATTTGTCCAATGGAAGCCTTACATGTAATGACAACAGTGCTGCACTCTTGGTCTCTCATATATTGCAAG CAGAAATTGGGGATTACAATGAAGAGTTTGATGCGCACCACTTAGAGCTTAATCAATATGTGCCAAATCAGGAGTACCTGGACCACAAGATTATTCGATTTCATAAGAAACACAG AGGTCACAGCCCAGCTCTGTCAGATGTGCATTTGCTGGAGGTTGCCAGGAAATTAGATATGTATGGCATCCGACCCCATCCTGCTCACGACGGAGAAGGCATGAGGATCAATCTGGCTGTGACCCACATGGGTGTACTAGTATTTCAA GGTAACACAAAAATCAACACCTTCAGCTGGGCCAAGATCCGCAAGTTGAGTTTCAAGAGGAGGAATTTTCTCATCAAACTACATACAGAGGCTGGG CCTTCACGGAGGGACATGGTTGAATTCACCATGGCAAGCAGAGATATTTGTAAAACTTTCTGGAAGATGTGTGTGGAGTATCATGCCTTCTTTCGTCTAGCTGAGGAACCCAAGCCAGCTCAAAAGACACTATTTTGCAGGAAGGGATCCAGCTTCAGATACAG TGGCAGAACACAAAGGCAACTCTTACAGTGTGTTGGCTCTGGGGAGAACAAACAAGTACCATttgagag gTCCATGTGTAAGCTTGCCCATGATTCTCGGCAATGCAAGTCATCCCCAGACTTGCTCACTGATGTATCCAAACAG CTTTATGAGCAAGCCTATCAATGCCAACACCTTGATGTATCAAAGCATGCCGCAAATGTATTTGCTGAAGGGCTTGACCGGTCCTGTCCCTTGTCAAGGCTGTCTGCCAAATCAAGCAGGGTTGCATCTTCAAAACCACGTTCCATGTCCACATCAGGGGCAGAGCGTCATGGCAGAAGCTCTCAGAGGCCTGGCGCAAGGAGACACCAGTCCCCTAGCTCTCAGCACCTGGTTCTACTCTATCCCAACAGTCCCCACCTGCAATTCCATCAAGTTCTACCAGCTTTCCCTTTGGCAACTTACCCTTTCTTGCTACAGGACCCCACATCATCTTCCTTAGACCGCCTCACACAAGCTCATCAAAGTTTTAAGCCCATGAAATGTTTGCCAGGGCAAACTGGACACTCCATTTCACCTGCTTCCTCTTTGTCTCCACCACGACGGCAGCATCATCTAGAAAGGCTTCACCTCTCTGGGATTGGATTGGCTGAATCTAGACTGTGCCCCCAGTCAGGAGGACCACTGGGGGTGGGGTTAAATAGAAGGCACCATGTAGGAAGAATAGAAGCAGGACACTACAGTGATGACTCTTCCTTTCAGAGCCCATTACCTTGTCGAGCCTCAAGCCAACCAGATATGAAGTATCAGAGACCTGCACTAACTTCTTCAGCCACGGCTTATGCTTCAGAATATCGGCCTCTGGGGTATTATCCCCACCTGTCACAACACAGGGTTCCAACTAGGCCAACCTACCTTCCACTAAGCCCCACCCCTTTACCAGAAAGACCCACATCTTTATGTGTGCTTGGCACAAGCAGTTACAGTGACTCCGACTCTGAACTCTTTTATCCATGTTACTGTCCTGCTGTAGGAAAAGTTGTACATTCTGGTCCATTAGCACGCATGCGTTTTTCATCTGGAAGCCTACAATTAGATGAAGAAGAGGGTGAAGATGAGGAAGAAGATGAGTGCACTCAGAGTGATGGGGAAAATACTGCTCTTACTGCCATCAAGGTAATGAAGCTGTAG
- the cnpy3 gene encoding protein canopy homolog 3, whose protein sequence is MIAFLFIALVFVDTQAARKSEDDDWVQLPNKCEVCKFLSIEMKSKLEETGKTKEVIETNYRFLDDKGAPPIKYVKSDIRFIEVMESVCSGILQYNLHKERDGSNRFAKGMSETFSTLHNLVHKGVKVVMDIPYELWNETSAEVSDLKKQCDVMVEQYEDIIEDWYKGNQEEDLTTYLCENHVLKGQDTSCLKESWAGRKGDPGATKQVKKKKKSKKKAKGGEHNQNREKKLKKKKSKLHDEHSDKQKIEEGGLSSDEDIQRSVPLHQDRTEL, encoded by the exons ATGATCGCGTTTCTTTTTATAGCGTTAGTTTTCGTGGACACACAAGCGGCGCGTAAAAGTGAAGACGATGACTGGGTGCAGTTACCGAATAAATGTGAAG tgtgtAAGTTTTtgagtattgagatgaaatccAAATTAGAAGAGACGGGGAAAACCAAAGAAGTGATAGAGACCAACTACAGGTTCCTGGATGATAAAGGCGCGCCCCCGATCAAATATGTCAAGTC GGACATCCGGTTCATAGAGGTAATGGAAAGTGTATGTTCAGGAATCCTGCAGTACAATTTACACAAAGAGAGGGATGGCAGCAACCGCTTTGCAAAG GGAATGTCTGAGACATTTTCCACCTTGCATAACCTAGTCCACAAAGGAGTGAAGGTGGTCATGGACATTCCTTATGAGCTGTGGAACGAGACAAGTGCTGAAGTATCTGACCTCAAGAAACAG TGTGATGTGATGGTTGAGCAGTATGAAGATATTATTGAAGACTGGTATAAAGGCAACCAGGAGGAAGACCTGACGACATACCTTTGCGAGAACCACGTTCTGAAAGGACAAGACACAT cATGTCTAAAAGAAAGCTGGGCTGGGAGGAAAGGAGACCCTGGTGCCACCAAACaagtcaaaaagaaaaagaaaagcaaaaagaagGCTAAAGGTGGTGAGCATAATCAGAACAGGGAGAAgaagttaaagaaaaagaaaagtaagctGCATGATGAACACAGTGACAAACAGAAAATTGAAGAGGGGGGACTTTCATCAGACGAGGACATACAAAGGAGCGTTCCTCTTCATCAGGATAGAACTGAACTCTGA